The following are from one region of the Advenella mimigardefordensis DPN7 genome:
- a CDS encoding homoserine dehydrogenase: protein MNPMKVGLLGFGVVGSGTYAVLTRNAEEISRRAGRQIVVSKVATRTPAKAVAVFGDRVPVSNDLAGLVADPEVDIVVELIGGTTRARELVLAAIENGKHVVTANKALLALHGNEIFALASKKGVMVAFEAAVAGGIPIIKAIREGLTANRIQWLAGIINGTTNFILSQMREHGLPYETVLAQAQQLGYAEADPAGDVKGIDAAHKLTLMASLAFGIPIQFSKAHIEGIADLDQQDIVYAERLGYRIKLLGITRRREQGIELRVHPALVPNKRLIANVEGAMNAVVVNGDAVGDTLYYGPGAGSEATASAVVADLVDVTRLHTSDPGNRVPHLAFQPGALSDTPILDMEDVRTSYYLRLSVEDRSGVLADLTRILADHQISINSMMQEQDGENRAIIIFLTHEAREGDVNTAIKTIEAMPFVYSSITRIRLEHLD, encoded by the coding sequence ATGAATCCAATGAAGGTAGGTTTATTAGGTTTTGGCGTAGTGGGCAGTGGCACGTACGCGGTGTTAACGCGCAATGCCGAGGAAATATCACGTCGTGCCGGACGCCAGATCGTGGTGTCCAAAGTGGCGACGCGCACGCCGGCCAAAGCGGTGGCGGTGTTCGGCGACCGGGTGCCGGTCAGCAATGACTTGGCCGGCCTGGTGGCCGATCCCGAGGTAGATATTGTTGTCGAACTGATCGGTGGCACGACCCGCGCCCGGGAACTGGTGCTGGCTGCCATTGAAAACGGCAAGCACGTGGTGACGGCCAATAAGGCATTGCTCGCGCTGCACGGGAATGAAATTTTTGCCCTGGCCAGCAAAAAAGGCGTCATGGTGGCCTTTGAGGCGGCTGTCGCTGGCGGTATCCCGATTATCAAGGCGATTCGTGAAGGTCTGACAGCCAATCGGATTCAGTGGCTGGCCGGCATTATCAATGGCACCACCAATTTCATTTTGTCGCAAATGCGCGAGCACGGTCTGCCCTACGAGACGGTGCTGGCGCAGGCCCAGCAACTGGGCTACGCCGAGGCGGATCCTGCCGGCGATGTCAAAGGCATTGATGCGGCCCACAAGCTGACCCTCATGGCCTCTCTGGCGTTTGGTATCCCCATTCAGTTCAGCAAGGCGCATATTGAAGGCATTGCCGACCTGGATCAGCAGGATATTGTTTACGCGGAGCGTCTGGGTTATCGCATCAAGCTGCTGGGCATCACGCGCCGCCGTGAACAGGGCATTGAACTGCGCGTGCACCCGGCACTGGTACCGAACAAACGGCTGATCGCCAATGTTGAAGGCGCCATGAACGCCGTGGTTGTCAACGGTGATGCGGTAGGCGATACGCTGTATTATGGCCCCGGCGCGGGTTCCGAAGCGACGGCCTCGGCTGTGGTGGCCGATCTGGTTGATGTGACCCGGCTGCATACGTCCGATCCCGGCAATCGTGTGCCGCACCTTGCATTCCAGCCAGGCGCGTTGTCAGACACGCCTATCCTGGATATGGAAGACGTACGCACCAGCTACTATCTGCGTCTGTCGGTGGAAGACCGCTCCGGGGTGCTCGCTGACCTGACTCGTATCCTGGCAGATCATCAGATTTCGATCAACTCCATGATGCAGGAACAGGACGGGGAAAACCGTGCCATCATTATTTTCCTGACGCACGAGGCCCGGGAAGGTGATGTGAATACGGCGATCAAAACCATTGAAGCCATGCCTTTTGTGTATTCGTCCATTACGCGTATTCGTCTGGAACATCTGGACTGA